A region of Fimbriimonadaceae bacterium DNA encodes the following proteins:
- the cheA gene encoding Chemotaxis protein CheA has translation MSIDITSFHQAFFEEATELLDGFENHLLQLESSPNDRELLNSIFRCAHSIKGGSATFGFPEIATFTHSLETLLDGVRNGEIAVSKPLCTLLLESLDQMRALLAVAKGDQADAPASDDLIARIEEATTSHGTEEGFGDSNRGMPQIFELTFTPGDHCLPDGPDPLAAVSELHKLGDVLSIDCDSSAVPALAELDPSKCYLSWRIMLHTDSDADAILAHFSPFEPAQTVRIYLLGGQQVLDDSPTAVTESQASGAVQPNSQKDTGTIKVSAEKLDGLINLVGELVISQSMLNMVTRDFHMGKMPQLTEAVASMERSSRELQERVMGMRLLQIKMAFGRFPRLVHDLSTAVGKRIELKLVGEETELDKNLIEAIGDPLTHLVRNSIDHGLETPEERRSAGKPEAGVLSISAFHEGGNIVIEVADDGKGLNRDKILAKAIDRGLVSPDENLSDEHVYNLIFQPGFSTADKITDLSGRGVGMDIVKQAISAIGGTVKIVSSPGKGVSTRIRLPLTMAILEGQSMSVGDGVYIVPLTSILESIRPRQEDIHTVAQLGEVVTVRGEYLPVLRLHHAFGVAPVHQELWEGALVLIESDGRKVALFADELIGQGQVVIKSLETNYRKVDGIAGATILGDGRVALIVDVPGLTRGMNLGLGALQAAA, from the coding sequence GTGAGCATCGACATCACGAGCTTTCATCAAGCCTTCTTCGAAGAGGCGACCGAGCTGCTCGACGGATTCGAGAATCACCTGCTTCAGCTTGAAAGCTCGCCGAATGACCGAGAGCTTCTCAATTCGATCTTTCGCTGCGCTCATTCGATCAAGGGTGGGAGCGCGACCTTTGGATTTCCGGAGATTGCGACGTTTACTCACAGCCTGGAGACCCTGCTCGACGGGGTCCGGAATGGCGAGATCGCGGTATCGAAGCCACTGTGTACGTTGCTGCTCGAGTCCCTCGACCAAATGAGAGCGCTCCTCGCAGTCGCTAAGGGTGACCAAGCCGACGCACCCGCATCGGATGATCTCATTGCACGAATCGAAGAAGCGACAACCTCCCACGGCACGGAGGAGGGATTCGGCGACAGCAATCGCGGCATGCCCCAGATTTTTGAATTGACCTTTACGCCGGGCGATCACTGTTTGCCCGACGGACCAGATCCGCTGGCGGCAGTTTCCGAACTCCACAAGCTCGGAGATGTGCTCTCGATCGACTGCGACTCTTCGGCGGTACCCGCGCTAGCAGAGCTTGATCCTTCGAAGTGTTATCTTTCCTGGCGCATCATGCTGCACACGGACAGCGATGCGGATGCCATCCTGGCCCACTTCAGTCCCTTCGAGCCTGCCCAAACCGTTAGGATTTACCTCCTTGGCGGCCAGCAGGTCCTGGATGACAGCCCTACCGCCGTGACCGAGTCGCAGGCCTCAGGTGCGGTTCAGCCCAACTCTCAAAAAGACACGGGCACCATCAAGGTCTCTGCCGAAAAGCTGGACGGCCTCATTAACCTCGTTGGTGAGCTCGTGATCAGTCAGTCGATGCTGAACATGGTGACCCGGGATTTCCACATGGGAAAAATGCCGCAGCTGACTGAAGCTGTCGCCTCGATGGAGCGGTCTTCGCGCGAGCTTCAGGAGCGCGTGATGGGTATGCGGCTACTGCAGATCAAGATGGCCTTCGGCCGGTTCCCACGGCTGGTCCACGATCTGTCCACCGCGGTCGGCAAGAGGATCGAACTGAAGCTGGTGGGCGAGGAAACGGAGCTGGACAAGAACCTGATCGAGGCCATTGGAGATCCCCTGACCCACCTCGTGAGAAACAGCATCGACCACGGGTTGGAGACTCCGGAAGAGCGCAGGAGCGCCGGAAAGCCCGAGGCCGGGGTCCTATCCATCAGCGCCTTCCATGAGGGAGGCAACATTGTTATCGAAGTCGCTGATGATGGCAAGGGCCTCAATCGCGACAAGATCTTGGCGAAAGCCATCGACCGCGGCCTTGTCTCGCCGGATGAAAACCTGTCGGACGAGCATGTCTACAACCTGATTTTCCAACCCGGCTTTTCCACGGCTGACAAAATCACCGACCTCTCAGGACGCGGGGTCGGGATGGACATTGTCAAGCAGGCGATTTCCGCAATAGGCGGCACCGTCAAGATCGTGTCTTCGCCAGGAAAGGGCGTTTCCACGCGAATCCGCCTTCCACTTACCATGGCGATTCTCGAAGGGCAATCGATGTCGGTCGGCGATGGGGTTTACATCGTGCCGCTCACGAGCATCCTGGAGAGTATTCGACCCCGGCAGGAGGATATCCACACCGTTGCCCAGCTTGGAGAGGTTGTGACCGTGCGCGGCGAATACCTTCCCGTCCTCAGACTTCACCACGCATTCGGAGTCGCCCCCGTCCACCAGGAGTTGTGGGAGGGCGCCCTCGTGCTGATCGAGAGCGACGGCCGGAAGGTCGCGCTCTTTGCCGATGAACTGATCGGGCAAGGGCAAGTTGTGATTAAAAGTCTCGAAACCAATTATCGAAAGGTAGATGGAATCGCCGGCGCGACGATTTTGGGAGATGGAAGGGTCGCGCTCATCGTCGACGTCCCCGGCTTGACCCGGGGCATGAACTTGGGACTGGGTGCATTGCAGGCAGCAGCCTAA
- the cheY_1 gene encoding Chemotaxis protein CheY produces the protein MKPRILITDDTIFTRAVLKNFLTSNGFHDVIEASNGQEAVDLYRQEKPALVLMDITMPIKDGISALKEIRELDPSAKVIMCSAMGQQNMILDAVRAGAVDFIVKPFQNERVLEGVQKALGDRAA, from the coding sequence ATGAAGCCGCGGATATTGATTACAGACGACACGATTTTCACGAGGGCAGTTCTGAAGAACTTTCTGACTTCAAATGGCTTTCATGATGTAATAGAAGCGAGCAATGGCCAGGAAGCAGTCGATCTGTACCGTCAAGAGAAGCCTGCCCTGGTCCTGATGGATATCACGATGCCCATCAAGGATGGCATTTCGGCTCTAAAGGAAATCAGGGAACTGGATCCAAGTGCAAAGGTGATCATGTGCTCAGCGATGGGTCAGCAGAATATGATCCTTGATGCCGTTAGGGCCGGAGCCGTTGACTTCATTGTTAAACCATTCCAGAACGAGCGGGTATTGGAAGGCGTGCAGAAGGCGCTCGGAGACAGAGCAGCATGA
- the cheW gene encoding Chemotaxis protein CheW has protein sequence MATETLTSTRESTELTTNANQFLTFSLADEEYGVDILKVQEIKGYIATTPIPNSPPEVTGVLNLRGTIVPIIDLRKKFGLPEATYDQFTVIVVVVVQDRVMGMIVDSVSEVMSIMPDDIQPPPEINGAPTRSLQGLGTVGERLVILLDIEAVMLGDTAAALAA, from the coding sequence ATGGCAACCGAAACATTGACATCAACCAGGGAGAGCACGGAACTGACAACCAATGCAAACCAGTTTCTGACTTTCTCACTCGCCGATGAGGAGTACGGCGTCGACATCCTCAAGGTCCAAGAGATCAAGGGATATATCGCGACGACTCCCATTCCAAACTCTCCACCCGAAGTGACAGGTGTGCTGAACCTTCGGGGCACGATCGTACCGATCATTGACCTTCGAAAGAAATTCGGACTGCCGGAGGCGACCTACGACCAGTTCACTGTTATCGTGGTTGTGGTCGTCCAGGACCGAGTGATGGGGATGATCGTGGACTCGGTTTCCGAAGTCATGAGCATCATGCCGGATGACATCCAGCCGCCACCCGAAATCAATGGCGCCCCGACCCGTTCCCTCCAGGGCCTGGGCACCGTCGGCGAACGGCTCGTCATCCTCCTCGACATTGAAGCGGTGATGTTAGGCGACACCGCAGCCGCCCTCGCGGCCTAG
- the cheD_1 gene encoding Chemoreceptor glutamine deamidase CheD: MVGGMNHFMLPDSGDDDLSARYGVNAMELLINRCMKKGADRKRLEAKVFGGGHVLKTRMHHASVPQRNIQFAVSFLQDEQIPILKQDVGGLAARSVLFFTDSGRVFMKRLRATGSDAMEVEQVSNREVEVARQNSAEDDRVTLF, encoded by the coding sequence ATGGTCGGTGGCATGAACCACTTCATGCTGCCGGACAGCGGCGACGACGACCTGAGCGCACGGTATGGCGTCAATGCGATGGAGCTTCTGATCAACCGCTGTATGAAGAAGGGAGCCGATCGAAAGAGGCTCGAGGCAAAGGTTTTCGGCGGAGGCCACGTCCTCAAGACTCGCATGCACCATGCCAGCGTGCCCCAACGGAACATTCAGTTCGCGGTTTCTTTTCTGCAAGACGAACAGATTCCCATCCTAAAGCAGGACGTCGGAGGCTTGGCAGCACGGTCTGTCCTTTTCTTCACAGATTCTGGGCGGGTGTTTATGAAGAGACTAAGGGCCACTGGCTCAGACGCCATGGAAGTTGAGCAGGTCAGCAATCGAGAAGTGGAAGTCGCCCGCCAGAATTCGGCAGAAGACGATCGCGTCACGCTCTTTTAA
- the rsmH gene encoding Ribosomal RNA small subunit methyltransferase H encodes MTHESVMVEEVLDHLKLRAGQTVVDGTLGLAGHSLRMAEAIKPGGLLLGMDWDEAMLAEARTRLEAISGVEIELVNADYRELPSALAKACSSHNRAARADGILLDLGLNNAQIEDPVRGISFRSDAPLDMRMDRSSGEPASSWINRASAREIEDVLWNFGDERWARKIAQVITERRKANPIHTTSELVDCVQAAVPAAKRDKRIHPATRTFQAIRIYINRELEGLQEALEEIARCLAQHGRMVVLAYHSGEDRAVKRAFRKLSGEGFLELTPKPLVPSDSEVQRNPKSRSAKLRAIERIREETP; translated from the coding sequence GTGACGCACGAGTCCGTGATGGTCGAGGAAGTCTTGGATCATCTCAAACTTCGAGCTGGGCAAACGGTCGTGGATGGCACGCTGGGCCTTGCCGGACACAGCCTTCGCATGGCCGAAGCAATCAAACCAGGAGGCCTGCTTCTGGGAATGGACTGGGACGAAGCCATGCTGGCGGAGGCTCGCACTCGATTGGAAGCGATTAGCGGCGTGGAGATCGAGCTGGTGAACGCAGACTATCGCGAGCTTCCGTCAGCGCTGGCGAAGGCCTGCTCCAGCCACAATCGTGCGGCACGGGCAGACGGGATCCTCCTCGATCTCGGGCTCAACAATGCTCAGATCGAAGACCCGGTGCGGGGAATCAGCTTCCGGTCGGACGCTCCTCTGGATATGCGAATGGACCGGTCGTCCGGAGAGCCTGCGTCGTCGTGGATCAATCGTGCGTCGGCCCGAGAGATCGAAGATGTCCTTTGGAACTTCGGCGATGAGCGATGGGCACGCAAAATCGCACAGGTCATCACCGAGAGGCGGAAGGCCAATCCCATTCACACCACCTCGGAGCTGGTCGATTGCGTCCAAGCTGCGGTACCCGCTGCCAAGCGAGACAAAAGAATCCATCCGGCTACCCGCACCTTTCAAGCCATCCGCATCTACATTAATCGGGAGCTCGAAGGTTTGCAAGAGGCCCTCGAAGAGATCGCTCGATGTCTGGCGCAGCATGGCCGAATGGTCGTGCTTGCCTATCACTCTGGGGAAGATCGAGCGGTCAAGCGCGCTTTCCGAAAACTATCCGGCGAAGGCTTTCTTGAGCTCACCCCGAAGCCTCTGGTCCCATCCGATTCTGAAGTTCAGCGAAATCCCAAAAGCCGTAGTGCAAAGCTGCGGGCCATCGAACGCATCCGCGAGGAGACACCATGA
- the mraZ gene encoding Transcriptional regulator MraZ, whose amino-acid sequence MANPSIEAGFKPLIGTDEATIDDKGRLLLSKKKRDRLGDGFVVALGDVGCLVAYPAVTWDRMLEQVLAQDSLNQGRQQFTRLVFGLADDGLKWDQQGRVVVPHKLRELAKLKDRVLIVGCVDRLEIWAAEEWDIYNRDPDRYGEARRNAILTAYNRMLGNRGEAS is encoded by the coding sequence GTGGCCAATCCGTCGATCGAAGCTGGTTTCAAGCCACTCATCGGAACAGATGAGGCAACGATCGACGACAAAGGACGACTCCTCCTGAGCAAGAAGAAGCGAGATCGGCTCGGCGACGGGTTTGTCGTCGCCCTCGGCGATGTCGGTTGTTTGGTGGCCTACCCGGCCGTAACCTGGGATCGAATGCTCGAACAAGTCCTGGCTCAAGATAGCCTGAACCAGGGTCGCCAGCAATTCACCCGACTGGTCTTTGGCCTTGCCGACGACGGCCTGAAGTGGGATCAGCAGGGAAGGGTGGTCGTGCCCCACAAACTTCGAGAATTGGCCAAGCTGAAAGATCGCGTGCTGATCGTCGGATGTGTCGACCGCCTTGAGATTTGGGCCGCGGAAGAATGGGATATCTACAATCGCGATCCCGATCGGTATGGAGAGGCCCGCCGAAACGCGATCCTCACCGCCTACAACCGCATGCTCGGCAACCGAGGTGAAGCATCGTGA
- the penA gene encoding putative peptidoglycan D,D-transpeptidase PenA gives MFVAAGVSQARVHLWGSGDILAKAKQTRRFVVSRTEFARRGTIYSSDGRVLAQSDDCFELGLEYRRIPSSPGFFLELGEAAGIASTELSEPAGAGVKSRTWRRPITGSQAKDIQNVKVRWRADGVSLRRVLQREYPLREAASALIGAIREGKPIGGLERSRNDVLSGTDGFTQGMVDRSGSFLPMRLGSGTAPQEDGQPMTLTIDTRLQSAAVSQVKHAVETNKADRGVAIAIDPRTGDVQAMACWPTFDPGGRKLSADDTDFNPAVMGAYEPGSTFKILTLAKALDKGVVDGAFAKYCSGELKLNRHWRVRCDLHHGTRAHGQVDLEKAIAKSCNVCAATWALNVGYADMVAFLEDLGLLSKTGVGLPGERAGMFNRNEYAKPLQIANVGFGQSLTATPLALASAFAAIANGGIRAEPRLVKAVGRTPVKLAEGRRVFSATTATTVRQLMEAVIETDAGTGSKLRIPGYRLSGKTGTAQKVNVQTGRVGGGGYVSSFVGFVPSEQPKSVILVMIDNPKAGQYYGASVAGPVFAEMARTVIRINDIQPQTAAKR, from the coding sequence ATGTTCGTTGCCGCCGGGGTCTCGCAGGCCCGCGTGCACCTTTGGGGCAGCGGCGACATTCTTGCGAAGGCCAAGCAAACGCGCCGTTTTGTCGTGTCTCGAACGGAGTTTGCCAGGCGCGGAACCATCTACTCCTCCGACGGCAGGGTCCTGGCGCAGTCCGATGACTGCTTTGAGCTTGGATTGGAGTATCGGCGGATCCCCAGCTCCCCTGGCTTTTTTCTTGAGCTTGGCGAGGCGGCAGGTATTGCCAGCACCGAACTTTCCGAGCCGGCTGGCGCTGGGGTGAAAAGCCGAACCTGGCGCCGCCCGATCACCGGTTCGCAGGCCAAAGATATCCAAAACGTCAAGGTCAGGTGGCGAGCAGACGGCGTATCGCTGCGGCGTGTGCTCCAGCGTGAATATCCCCTTAGAGAAGCTGCGTCCGCGTTGATTGGTGCGATCCGAGAGGGAAAGCCAATCGGTGGACTCGAACGATCGCGAAACGATGTGTTGTCTGGGACCGACGGCTTCACGCAGGGGATGGTCGATCGGTCGGGATCGTTCCTGCCGATGCGTCTTGGCTCCGGAACCGCTCCCCAAGAAGATGGCCAGCCCATGACCCTGACGATCGACACGAGGCTTCAATCGGCAGCCGTGTCGCAGGTCAAACACGCGGTTGAGACCAATAAGGCGGATAGGGGCGTAGCCATCGCCATCGACCCGCGAACCGGCGATGTCCAAGCGATGGCTTGTTGGCCGACGTTCGATCCGGGAGGGCGCAAGCTCTCTGCCGACGATACCGACTTTAACCCAGCCGTCATGGGCGCGTACGAGCCCGGCTCGACCTTCAAGATTCTCACCCTCGCCAAAGCGCTCGACAAGGGCGTCGTTGACGGCGCATTTGCCAAGTACTGCAGTGGTGAGCTAAAGCTGAACCGGCACTGGAGGGTAAGGTGCGACCTCCATCACGGCACGCGAGCCCACGGCCAGGTGGATTTGGAGAAGGCCATCGCCAAAAGCTGCAATGTCTGTGCCGCAACGTGGGCGCTGAATGTCGGGTATGCCGATATGGTGGCGTTCCTCGAAGACCTCGGGTTGCTGTCCAAGACCGGAGTCGGACTGCCGGGCGAGCGAGCCGGCATGTTCAATCGCAACGAGTACGCAAAGCCTCTGCAGATCGCCAATGTCGGCTTCGGACAGTCTCTAACGGCAACTCCGCTTGCGCTCGCGAGTGCGTTTGCTGCGATAGCGAACGGTGGTATCCGCGCCGAGCCACGGCTGGTCAAGGCGGTGGGCAGGACCCCGGTGAAGCTCGCTGAAGGCCGGCGCGTGTTCTCGGCAACTACGGCGACAACCGTTCGCCAGCTAATGGAAGCCGTTATCGAAACCGATGCAGGCACCGGGTCAAAGCTCCGCATTCCGGGTTACCGATTGTCTGGCAAAACCGGCACCGCACAAAAGGTTAACGTGCAGACCGGCCGAGTAGGTGGGGGCGGTTATGTCTCGAGCTTCGTCGGATTCGTCCCCTCGGAGCAGCCGAAGTCAGTTATCTTGGTGATGATCGACAATCCCAAGGCCGGACAGTACTATGGAGCTTCCGTAGCGGGGCCAGTGTTTGCGGAGATGGCCCGAACGGTTATTCGCATCAATGACATCCAGCCTCAAACGGCGGCAAAGCGGTGA
- the cheY_2 gene encoding Chemotaxis protein CheY, producing MKALVIDDSATMRKMVSLTLQSVGYQVVEGENGQEGLDSLQANDHFQVIITDLNMPVMDGFTFIKEARLMPAARTTPILVLTTDGDSESKMQGKAAGATGWIVKPFSPDQLLAVVARVAA from the coding sequence ATGAAGGCACTCGTTATTGACGATTCGGCGACGATGAGAAAGATGGTCAGCCTGACGCTACAGTCTGTCGGCTACCAGGTTGTCGAGGGAGAGAATGGACAAGAAGGGCTCGACTCGCTGCAGGCGAACGACCACTTCCAAGTGATCATTACCGACCTTAACATGCCGGTTATGGACGGCTTCACGTTCATAAAGGAAGCCCGCTTGATGCCGGCAGCGCGAACGACTCCGATCCTGGTGTTGACGACGGACGGCGACAGCGAATCGAAGATGCAGGGAAAGGCCGCCGGCGCAACCGGCTGGATTGTGAAGCCGTTTAGCCCAGACCAGCTTCTGGCCGTGGTGGCAAGGGTGGCCGCGTGA
- the gspF gene encoding putative type II secretion system protein F translates to MHAFQYKGYDHDGNPVTGEMTAASVDEVERRMSNQQVTLVLVKPAKMGRSGSGSSSKSGGGGAGFGSKRKVSDAEGANILSNLSVMVAAGVPFVEALEAIESVSSREVIRSGIHGLKTQIVEGQSLSSALRSATSLFPEMVADMVRVAEEGASLSSSLAGAAAYLARGADLRRKVKNAMLYPMVMLSVSLLTVVVLVVFVMPKFSDVFLKMKVEIPVTTQLMLSLGDLIRGKPWLCLGSFIGIIVALRFAFQNQWVTGAVGKIALRTPGIGDLLTKVALARALQSISALLNGNVPLVQALEHGAKVAGNRHLSQAIEKSLQSVQEGSTLFDAFKEHKTFPPVVTQMVGVGERTGKLASMITACATQMETEADTRLKSLVAVLEPLMIVFMGLIVGTITVSIITPIYSAVQNLQ, encoded by the coding sequence ATGCATGCTTTTCAGTACAAAGGCTACGATCATGACGGTAATCCAGTGACCGGCGAGATGACAGCCGCAAGCGTCGACGAAGTCGAGCGGCGGATGTCGAACCAACAAGTCACCCTTGTCCTCGTCAAACCGGCCAAAATGGGCCGCTCAGGCAGCGGCTCCAGCTCCAAATCTGGTGGCGGTGGCGCGGGATTCGGTTCGAAACGCAAGGTCAGTGACGCGGAAGGGGCGAATATCCTCTCCAACCTTTCCGTTATGGTGGCAGCCGGCGTCCCGTTTGTGGAGGCCCTCGAAGCCATCGAGAGCGTGTCTTCGCGCGAGGTTATTCGAAGCGGCATTCATGGACTTAAGACGCAAATTGTGGAGGGCCAGAGTCTTTCGTCAGCGCTTCGCTCAGCAACCTCGCTATTCCCTGAAATGGTCGCCGACATGGTTCGAGTCGCTGAAGAAGGGGCAAGCCTCTCGTCTTCACTTGCTGGGGCCGCCGCCTACCTGGCGAGAGGAGCCGACCTAAGGCGAAAAGTCAAGAATGCGATGCTGTATCCGATGGTGATGCTCTCCGTAAGCCTCCTGACGGTGGTCGTGCTTGTCGTCTTCGTCATGCCCAAGTTTTCGGATGTGTTTCTCAAAATGAAGGTTGAGATCCCGGTAACGACGCAGTTGATGCTCAGCCTTGGCGATCTGATTCGAGGAAAGCCCTGGCTCTGCCTCGGCTCGTTCATTGGGATTATTGTCGCACTCAGGTTCGCGTTCCAAAACCAGTGGGTGACAGGTGCCGTCGGAAAAATTGCTCTGCGCACTCCCGGCATCGGCGATTTGCTGACGAAGGTCGCGCTAGCAAGGGCTTTGCAGTCCATCTCCGCGCTGCTAAATGGCAACGTGCCCTTGGTCCAGGCTCTGGAACATGGCGCCAAGGTTGCGGGCAACCGGCATCTCTCCCAGGCGATCGAAAAATCGCTCCAATCTGTTCAGGAGGGAAGCACGCTGTTCGATGCATTCAAAGAACACAAGACGTTTCCACCGGTGGTGACGCAAATGGTGGGAGTTGGCGAACGGACCGGAAAACTGGCGTCCATGATTACGGCCTGTGCCACTCAAATGGAAACCGAAGCCGACACCAGGCTTAAGTCTCTAGTAGCAGTCCTGGAGCCCTTAATGATTGTGTTCATGGGGTTAATTGTGGGAACAATTACCGTCTCGATCATTACACCTATTTATTCCGCTGTTCAAAATCTCCAGTGA
- the cheB_1 gene encoding Chemotaxis response regulator protein-glutamate methylesterase, which yields MAVGKKIRVMVIDDSAAMRSLLTQILNSDSHIEVIATAPDPVIARQKIKDLEPDVLTLDVEMPKMDGITFLEKLMRGHPMPVVMVSSLTQAGCEVTLNALELGAVDFVPKPTFDTLNGIQNAATDIRSKVRAAALAKVTAKAQRPTETVKLASSIKLTHRIIAIGASTGGTEAIKDILMQLPADSPGIVIVQHMPPGFTTSYAARLDAHCPMHVREAQDGDRIIPGQALLAPGGFHMAVVRSGAQASVRVYDSEPVSLHKPSVDVLFLSCAEQMRHNATGLILTGMGSDGATGIKAMHDAGAHTIAQDEATCVVFGMPKEAIATGGVDDILPLPKIAQRLVA from the coding sequence ATGGCAGTGGGAAAGAAGATACGGGTGATGGTCATCGACGACAGCGCAGCTATGCGGAGTTTGCTAACCCAGATCCTGAACTCCGACTCCCACATCGAGGTTATCGCCACCGCACCCGATCCGGTTATCGCTCGACAGAAGATCAAGGATCTCGAGCCCGACGTCCTGACGTTGGACGTCGAGATGCCGAAAATGGACGGGATCACCTTCCTGGAGAAGCTCATGCGGGGCCATCCCATGCCGGTTGTGATGGTTAGCTCGCTCACCCAGGCTGGCTGTGAGGTAACGCTTAACGCGCTTGAGCTTGGTGCCGTCGATTTCGTCCCAAAACCGACGTTTGATACGCTCAATGGCATTCAGAATGCCGCCACCGACATCCGGTCCAAGGTGCGCGCGGCAGCGCTGGCAAAGGTCACTGCCAAGGCTCAGCGACCGACCGAAACGGTCAAGCTCGCATCCAGCATCAAGCTGACCCATAGAATCATCGCGATTGGGGCCTCAACCGGCGGTACCGAGGCGATCAAAGACATCCTCATGCAGCTGCCGGCCGACTCCCCCGGCATCGTGATCGTTCAGCACATGCCACCCGGGTTCACCACCTCTTATGCAGCCAGGCTGGATGCCCATTGCCCCATGCATGTAAGGGAGGCTCAGGATGGTGATCGAATCATCCCGGGCCAAGCGCTGCTTGCCCCGGGTGGATTTCACATGGCCGTGGTGCGATCAGGAGCCCAGGCAAGCGTCCGCGTATACGATTCGGAGCCAGTAAGTCTCCACAAGCCTTCTGTCGACGTGTTGTTCCTTTCGTGCGCCGAGCAAATGCGACACAACGCAACCGGGCTAATCCTGACGGGGATGGGCTCCGACGGGGCGACCGGAATCAAGGCGATGCATGATGCCGGCGCCCATACCATCGCCCAAGACGAGGCTACCTGCGTCGTTTTCGGGATGCCGAAGGAGGCGATTGCAACCGGCGGCGTCGACGATATCCTTCCTCTACCAAAGATCGCCCAGCGTCTCGTTGCCTAG
- the cheR gene encoding Chemotaxis protein methyltransferase: MTKAEFEALRQLVFEMTGIKLADSKQQMLLSRLGKRLRANNLTTFRDYLNLLRSDLRGKGEMSEFINAVTTNKTGFFREPHHFDFIINQVIPEAKKSSLPASRNLSVWHAGCSTGEEAYTLAIALREGVPDINSWNVRQLATDIDSNVLDQARKGIYEIEKLEPVPLPLVRKYFLRGKGERSEQVRVKPELGEWLSLQRFSLLDKSWPIGESTRFDVIFCRNVMIYFDKPTQRELVARFRNCLRPNGYLIIGHSESLFGISDELELIGRTVYQRIDELEMAA, from the coding sequence ATGACCAAGGCTGAGTTCGAAGCCTTGCGACAGCTCGTCTTTGAGATGACCGGCATCAAGCTGGCCGACTCTAAGCAGCAAATGCTGCTCTCGCGGCTCGGCAAAAGACTGCGAGCCAACAATTTAACGACCTTCCGCGATTATCTGAACCTGCTAAGGAGCGACCTTCGGGGCAAGGGCGAGATGAGCGAGTTCATCAACGCCGTTACCACGAACAAAACCGGCTTCTTTCGCGAGCCTCACCACTTCGATTTCATCATCAACCAGGTCATCCCTGAGGCCAAGAAATCCAGTCTCCCTGCATCTCGGAACCTCTCCGTGTGGCATGCCGGATGCTCGACCGGCGAGGAAGCCTATACGCTGGCGATTGCACTTCGCGAGGGAGTGCCTGATATCAACTCCTGGAATGTTCGGCAGCTGGCCACCGACATCGATAGCAACGTGCTCGACCAAGCGCGCAAGGGAATATACGAGATCGAGAAGCTTGAGCCAGTCCCACTGCCGCTAGTACGGAAATACTTCTTAAGAGGAAAAGGCGAACGCTCCGAACAGGTGCGCGTCAAGCCAGAACTCGGGGAGTGGCTCAGCCTCCAGCGGTTCAGCCTGCTTGACAAGTCTTGGCCCATCGGTGAATCGACCCGCTTCGATGTGATCTTCTGCCGCAACGTGATGATTTACTTCGATAAGCCAACCCAACGGGAATTGGTGGCACGATTCCGCAATTGCCTGCGGCCCAACGGCTACCTCATCATTGGACATTCCGAAAGTCTCTTCGGCATCAGCGACGAGTTAGAGCTGATCGGCAGGACGGTCTACCAGAGGATCGATGAATTGGAGATGGCTGCCTGA